The following is a genomic window from Tripterygium wilfordii isolate XIE 37 chromosome 19, ASM1340144v1, whole genome shotgun sequence.
GGCACTGGGCTTTATACTAAGGGAACTTCcacaatcacaaaataaaagtgatctaattttatttgacgaatacaagtgatactttaatttgaagagataacataactAAAGTTGTAGGGGTCAAGTTCAACATCGGCAAATTACATGGGTCCTGTTCAACCCAACCAATTATATGGGTCTTGTTCAACCCAATCTATGTACAATACAAATGGGCCAGACCAAagataaaagcccaacagaggctaggtccacgaagcccaacaacaatcagaccagaacatacagtccaaaaaggacttggtcttaaaaaggcaatacaaagccgatacaAGTAAGGCCGAACCGATAACTAAGGGATGAAATAggagataaggcagttcctcattaaatggtaacagccgaaactattgcaaactcctccaaactgccgtaaactcctccaaacagCTATGAACCTCTCCAACTACCACAACTACTGGTAACTACTCAAGGacagcataaaaggagttcattaggataAGGAAGGGGAGGCTTCTAGTTGGAGACTTTGATTTCTTACTCACTCTGTAATCTCAAGTGACAAAtaaaaataccatatcattctgcaccgtggaccaaAGCTCAATGCCGAACCACTTAAAATCACTCCATTTTGTCTTATACTCACCCAATCACCATcaaacaattcgattgtcgataatttacatcaacaatttggcgcgccagataggggaCTAGTGTTATCAAAATGGCAACTCAGAAGATTCACGGGATGATGTTATAacgagaagatgaaagctttgattcaacgcttcgaCGAACACGAAAGAAGAGTCCAATAATGGAGCAAAAAAGCTTGACCgttcgaagagaaaatcaaaagctacttgatcttatgaacCAAGCTTCAAGCCCTCACATAACCTGAACCATTCCTGCAAATGCTGTTCCAAACACTTCTACTAGATCCAATGATGGGCAAACGACGCAAATTCCCAACGTATGCGTCCCCTTGCCAGGTTTTATGCATCAGACAAAACCATCATTAGCATCAACGTCAACTCAATTTTTAAGGCCAACGGCACAATCCATGACTCTATTATTCCCAATACCAACTTCATCTTCGGCTATCCCAACCATTGGTGCATGGTCgaatataaagaaaaatcgtaccttcctcaaatctccatttgttcatgccattgccatggaagagctcccaaagaaattcataATACCACATATCAAACCTTATGATGGTACCACCGATCTagaagatcatgtggatcaaTATAGTCAACGATTGACTTTGGTGTCATACCCATTCAATaagcatgaagcatgcatgtACCGAGGATTTTGTTCAACTTTGGTTGGACCTCCTCTGAAGTGGTATCTTAATCTTCCAGAAGGGCAAATCGcttcattcgcacaattggccTACGCATTTGTGGAACAGTTTGCAAGAAGCATGAAGATAATTCCAACATTTGATGATCTATATCGGCTATGGCAGAAACAAGGAGAATCTCTGCGATCATTCTTAacaagattcaataaagaaaaattggAGATTCCAAGGTGTTTAGACGAGATTGCAATCAATGCATTTTGCATGGCTCTTATTCCTGGAAGCAAATTGTACGGAAAGCTTACTCGTTATCCATGTAAGTTATTTCAAGAAGTGCAGGCAAGAGCAAGCATTCAaatcaaattggaaaaaaatgagGGAAGACTTCCAGAATGACCAATAGAGCAGCCAAAGAAATCACAACAAAAGCAAGTAAGTTCAGAGGCTCCACGTTATCCTCGTAGAGATCCCAAACCAAttgatttcaagaaaaagcCCCGATCTCCTGAATATAATTTGGTGATCCCACCAAACGAAGTCTTATCAACgttgaagaaaatgggagatgttGTTCGATGGCCTGACAAAGTTCATAAACCGATAGATCAAcgggatacttccaaatggtgcGAATTTCACAACGATTATGGGCATATAACAAATGATTGTTTTACcctcaaaaaagaagtaatccaATTGTTGAAGAAAGGTTATTATCTGAAAGAGGAAAAGCAACAATGGCCCAAGCCGAAAGAcgagaagaagaacagaaacCACCTCCCCCCCAAAAAGATGATTAACGTGATATTTGGCAGATTAGAAATCAATGGAATTACACACTCAtcggcaaagaaacatgtcaagcagacagaacattctgaggtatggaatgaCAAGTCGATGGTTCAATTCACGAGACAAGTCATCAGTTTCACAGATGATGACATGACGATATTACTAAATCCGCATGATTATGCTTTGGTAAtcactttgcaaattgccaattaCGAAGTcaaaagaatcatgattgacGATGACAACTCAGCAAATTTACTATTCATGCCCACACTACAAGCGATGGGACTTTCAGAGCCCAATATAATTAGAGGTCATATTCCACTCATCGGTTTCAACGGAGAACAACAATACACCATCGGCTCTATTCCTTTGCAAGTATACACAAAAGGAGTGAATCTCCATGTTCGATTTAAcatattagattgtcaatcaacttatcatcaagtgatacgATTCCCACAAGAGATGGAACACAAGAGatatatggggatcaacgtCAAGCAAGGAACTGCTATGAACAAGCATTAAAAGGAAAAAGtaaagctttatagcaattacagcaagggtcgattctgagcaatcaagaagaaccaGCTGAAAAGGAGATAGAAGAAATCGTTGTTCATCTCGATTACCCTGAACAGAAGATTCATATTGGAGCAAACTTGGATCGTCAACTGTGagaaaatttaattcaattctTACAAGATCATAAACATACTTTTGCTTGGACACATGCAGATATGATTAGAATTGATCCAAAAGTCATCACTCATCAATTGCAAGTCGATGACAACTTTCTTCCagtgagaaagaaaagaagaaggttCGCtctagaaagaaataaagtcatcAATGATGAAGTTCAAAAGCTATTAGATATTGGATTTGTTCGAGAAGTTCAATACCCAGATTGGCTCGCAAATGTGGTCgtggtaaaaaagaaaaacgggaagtggagagtctgtatcgaTTTCACTGATCTAAATAAAGCATGCCCAAAAGATTCTTTTCCACTTCCTCATATTGATATACTTGTGGATGCAACAGCAGGGCATGAATTACTTAGCTTTATGGATACATTctccggatataatcaaattttgatgtatccagaagatcaagagaaaactgcattcataaccGAATGTGGCACATATTGTTATAAGGTGATGCCATTCGGATTTAAAAATGCGGGAGCAACATATCAACGGCTAGTTAATCGCATGTTAGTCAGTCTGCTCGGAAAAATGATGGAAGTATATATCGATGATATGTTAGTCAAGACTCTGAAGGCCGAAGATCATATTGAGCATCttaaacaagcatttgaaattcttgatgctcATCAGATGATATTAAATCCTCTCAAATGCGTTTTTTGATtcaaagcaggaaaatttttgggattcaTCGTTACACAAAGGGGTATTGAAGCGAATCCTGATCAAATCCAAGCAATACTTAATATTCCATCCCCTACAAAAATACGAGATGTACAGCGGTTGACAgggaagattgcagcactaaatcgattcatctccaaatcttccAAAAGATGTCATTATCTATTTACGGCTTTGAAGAAATCAGATAATTTCAAATGGATAGAGGAATGTGAGATGGCATTGAAGAAATTAAAACGATACTTGACCAATCCTCGAATCCTTGTGAAACCAAAAACCGATgagatactctatctttatttagcagtttctgaatttgcaattagtgtagtactgctaagagaagaaaacagtCGGTAGCATCCAgtatattatgttagtcgaaGTTTGCTAGATGTTGAGACAAGGTATCCTCTAATGGAAGAGCTTGTTTTAGCACTTATCATTGCAGCACGAaagcttcgtccttattttGAAAGTCATCCTATCACGGTGGGGACG
Proteins encoded in this region:
- the LOC119985507 gene encoding uncharacterized protein LOC119985507; translation: MEELPKKFIIPHIKPYDGTTDLEDHVDQYSQRLTLVSYPFNKHEACMYRGFCSTLVGPPLKWYLNLPEGQIASFAQLAYAFVEQFARSMKIIPTFDDLYRLWQKQGESLRSFLTRFNKEKLEIPRCLDEIAINAFCMALIPGSKLYGKLTRYPCKLFQEVQPKKSQQKQVSSEAPRYPRRDPKPIDFKKKPRSPEYNLVIPPNEVLSTLKKMGDVVRWPDKVHKPIDQRDTSKWCEFHNDYGHITNDCFTLKKEVIQLLKKGYYLKEEKQQWPKPKDEKKNRNHLPPKKMINVIFGRLEINGITHSSAKKHVKQTEHSEVWNDKSMVQFTRQVISFTDDDMTILLNPHDYALVITLQIANYEVKRIMIDDDNSANLLFMPTLQAMGLSEPNIIRGHIPLIGFNGEQQYTIGSIPLQVYTKGVNLHVRFNILDCQSTYHQVIRFPQEMEHKRYMGINVKQGTAMNKH